Within Cnuibacter physcomitrellae, the genomic segment TCGTCGTCATAGGCGTCGGAGTCGTAGAGGAACCCGTTCTCGGCGAGGATCTCCCGCGTCCGCTCGCTCGGTGCGTACCGCGAGAGCCAGCCCTGCGGGGTCTCGCCCCACGTCGACCGGAAGCTGGCGAAAGCGAGCGCCAGCTGCTCGCGCTCGCTCTCCTCGTCGAGCAGGTACTGGCGCGTGTGGCGCCACCCGTGACCGAGGAGGTCGTAGCCGGCGAACCGCGAGTGCACGGCGATCTGCGGGTTCCGCTCCAGCGCCACCGCGCAGGCCGCGATCGTCGCCGGCACCCCTCGCTCCTCGAGCAGGCGCTGCAGTCGCCAGAAGCCCACCCGGCTGCCGTACGCCATCGCCGACTCCGCGGTCAGATCGCGACCGGGCACCTCGTCCGCGGCGCCGCCCGCATCCGTCAGTGGCGCCTCGCTCTGCTCGAACCCGTCGAGCAGCGACTCCTCCGCCCCCTCCTCCACGGTGATCG encodes:
- a CDS encoding polysaccharide deacetylase family protein; the protein is MRDLVGYGRNRPNPLWPGDARVAVNITITVEEGAEESLLDGFEQSEAPLTDAGGAADEVPGRDLTAESAMAYGSRVGFWRLQRLLEERGVPATIAACAVALERNPQIAVHSRFAGYDLLGHGWRHTRQYLLDEESEREQLALAFASFRSTWGETPQGWLSRYAPSERTREILAENGFLYDSDAYDDELPYWTEAAGRRHLVIPHTLANDDAAYATGRWATGDHAFTHLRDAFDTMYAEGERSPGLLVVSLHPRLSGHPSRSGAIARFLDHVLAHERVWVARRIDVARHWFSTFPPEMSRSMR